One window of the Cryptomeria japonica chromosome 7, Sugi_1.0, whole genome shotgun sequence genome contains the following:
- the LOC131078488 gene encoding amino acid transporter AVT6A isoform X2: protein MTLGAPAVAKEENNRVPLLPEKEQDTRAYGHNDANLLGAVLNVSTTIVGAGIMALPATMKILGLVLGISLLVVVGFLAYFSIEFLLRFSRASNANSYAGVMADAFGWPGRIVLQICIIVKTFGILIIYMIIIGDVVSGTSSNGVHHTGLLEEWFGICWWTGRTAAMFLTTVLILVPLVSFRHVDNLKFTSALSVSLAVVFVVITAGITIAKMFRGEIYMPRLLPDVIDQAAFWKLFTVVPVMVTAYICHYNVHPIHNELAKPSDMKTVVQASLVLCSTIYIMTSFFGYLLFGEETMSDVLANFDKDLGVPYSALLNDIVRISYAVHLMLVFPVVHFALRLNVDGLVFPSASPLVLDSRRFTGITAGLISIVFLGATFIPSIWDAFQVTGATVAVCIGFIFPGVIVLRDTHGISTKKDRGLALIMVTVAAICSFVAISSDIYDFSKS, encoded by the exons ATGACTTTAGGGGCTCCTGCGGTGGCAAAAGAGGAGAATAATAGAGTGCCACTGCTGCCAGAGAAGGAACAGGATACACGAGCATATGGACACAATGATGCAAACTTATTGGGAGCTGTGCTTAACGTATCAACAACAATTGTTGGAGCAGGAATCATGGCCTTACCTGCCACAATGAAGATTCTGGGACTGGTCCTGGGTATATCACTTCTAGTGGTTGTTGGGTTTTTGGCATATTTTTCTATTGAGTTTCTGCTCAGATTTAGTAGGGCCAGCAATGCAAACTCTTATGCAGGAGTCATGGCTGATGCTTTTGGATGGCCTGGCAGAATTGTACTACAAATTTGCATTATAGTTAAAACCTTTGGTATACTTATAATCTACATGATTATTATTG GTGATGTCGTTTCTGGCACATCATCAAATGGTGTTCATCATACTGGTCTCTTGGAAGAATGGTTTGGAATCTGTTGGTGGACTGGCCGAACTGCTGCCATGTTTCTGACAACAGTCCTTATCCTAGTTCCATTGGTATCATTCAGGCATGTAG ATAACTTGAAATTTACTTCAGCATTATCAGTGTCATTGGCTGTTGTTTTTGTGGTGATTACTGCTGGTATTACAATTGCCAAAATGTTTCGTGGTGAAATCTACATGCCAAGGCTTCTTCCTGATGTCATTGATCAGGCTGCATTTTGGAAGCTTTTTACAGTTGTTCCAGTCATGGTCACTGCCTATATCTGCCATTATAATG TTCATCCAATACACAATGAACTAGCAAAACCTTCAGACATGAAAACAGTTGTTCAGGCATCACTTGTTTTATGTTCAACTATATATATAATGACAAGCTTTTTTGGTTATCTTCTATTTGGGGAAGAGACTATGAGCGATGTTCTAGCCAATTTTGACAAAGATTTGGGAGTCCCTTACAGCGCTCTTCTGAATGACATTGTTCGCATAAGCTATGCCGTCCATTTGATGCTGGTCTTTCCTGTGGTTCACTTTGCTTTACGTCTCAACGTTGATGGGCTTGTCTTTCCGTCAGCATCTCCCCTTGTATTGGATTCAAGGAGATTCACAGGCATCACAGCAGGACTAATAAGCATTGTCTTTCTAGGGGCAACATTTATACCTAGTATCTGGGATGCATTTCAGGTAACAGGGGCAACGGTAGCAGTATGCATTGGCTTTATCTTCCCTGGTGTTATTGTTCTCAG AGACACTCATGGCATCTCAACGAAGAAAGACAGGGGCCTTGCATTGATTATGGTTACAGTGGCTGCTATTTGTAGTTTTGTTGCCATATCCAGTGATATATATGATTTTTCAAAAAGCTGA
- the LOC131078488 gene encoding amino acid transporter AVT6B isoform X1 yields the protein MTLGAPAVAKEENNRVPLLPEKEQDTRAYGHNDANLLGAVLNVSTTIVGAGIMALPATMKILGLVLGISLLVVVGFLAYFSIEFLLRFSRASNANSYAGVMADAFGWPGRIVLQICIIVKTFGILIIYMIIIGEFVSLIMCLSFSKSVNVQILLKVFFLRVGDVVSGTSSNGVHHTGLLEEWFGICWWTGRTAAMFLTTVLILVPLVSFRHVDNLKFTSALSVSLAVVFVVITAGITIAKMFRGEIYMPRLLPDVIDQAAFWKLFTVVPVMVTAYICHYNVHPIHNELAKPSDMKTVVQASLVLCSTIYIMTSFFGYLLFGEETMSDVLANFDKDLGVPYSALLNDIVRISYAVHLMLVFPVVHFALRLNVDGLVFPSASPLVLDSRRFTGITAGLISIVFLGATFIPSIWDAFQVTGATVAVCIGFIFPGVIVLRDTHGISTKKDRGLALIMVTVAAICSFVAISSDIYDFSKS from the exons ATGACTTTAGGGGCTCCTGCGGTGGCAAAAGAGGAGAATAATAGAGTGCCACTGCTGCCAGAGAAGGAACAGGATACACGAGCATATGGACACAATGATGCAAACTTATTGGGAGCTGTGCTTAACGTATCAACAACAATTGTTGGAGCAGGAATCATGGCCTTACCTGCCACAATGAAGATTCTGGGACTGGTCCTGGGTATATCACTTCTAGTGGTTGTTGGGTTTTTGGCATATTTTTCTATTGAGTTTCTGCTCAGATTTAGTAGGGCCAGCAATGCAAACTCTTATGCAGGAGTCATGGCTGATGCTTTTGGATGGCCTGGCAGAATTGTACTACAAATTTGCATTATAGTTAAAACCTTTGGTATACTTATAATCTACATGATTATTATTGGTGAGTTTGTCTCTTTGATTATGTGTTTGTCCTTCTCCAAATCTGTAAATGTTCAAATTTTATTGAAAGTGTTTTTCCTGAGGGTAGGTGATGTCGTTTCTGGCACATCATCAAATGGTGTTCATCATACTGGTCTCTTGGAAGAATGGTTTGGAATCTGTTGGTGGACTGGCCGAACTGCTGCCATGTTTCTGACAACAGTCCTTATCCTAGTTCCATTGGTATCATTCAGGCATGTAG ATAACTTGAAATTTACTTCAGCATTATCAGTGTCATTGGCTGTTGTTTTTGTGGTGATTACTGCTGGTATTACAATTGCCAAAATGTTTCGTGGTGAAATCTACATGCCAAGGCTTCTTCCTGATGTCATTGATCAGGCTGCATTTTGGAAGCTTTTTACAGTTGTTCCAGTCATGGTCACTGCCTATATCTGCCATTATAATG TTCATCCAATACACAATGAACTAGCAAAACCTTCAGACATGAAAACAGTTGTTCAGGCATCACTTGTTTTATGTTCAACTATATATATAATGACAAGCTTTTTTGGTTATCTTCTATTTGGGGAAGAGACTATGAGCGATGTTCTAGCCAATTTTGACAAAGATTTGGGAGTCCCTTACAGCGCTCTTCTGAATGACATTGTTCGCATAAGCTATGCCGTCCATTTGATGCTGGTCTTTCCTGTGGTTCACTTTGCTTTACGTCTCAACGTTGATGGGCTTGTCTTTCCGTCAGCATCTCCCCTTGTATTGGATTCAAGGAGATTCACAGGCATCACAGCAGGACTAATAAGCATTGTCTTTCTAGGGGCAACATTTATACCTAGTATCTGGGATGCATTTCAGGTAACAGGGGCAACGGTAGCAGTATGCATTGGCTTTATCTTCCCTGGTGTTATTGTTCTCAG AGACACTCATGGCATCTCAACGAAGAAAGACAGGGGCCTTGCATTGATTATGGTTACAGTGGCTGCTATTTGTAGTTTTGTTGCCATATCCAGTGATATATATGATTTTTCAAAAAGCTGA